The Bradyrhizobium sp. B097 genome contains the following window.
AACTGACGGGTCAGGCGTTCCGGTATTTCTCCGAGGCTGCAAGGAGAACCGCGGTCGTCAACAAGGACGCCTTCGCGCCCGATGCCCGCGCGCTCGCCGTTCTCGAGGGCGTCCGCATCGCGCAGGAGGATCTTCGGCGATCCGGCGGCGCGTATGATCTGGACCAGGTCAGAACGCTCCTGCGGGGAATCTCCCGGCAGGCTGTCGACAAGCGCGTGCAGGAAGGCAGCCTCCTTGCCGTTCCCGGTCCCAGCAACCACCGGAGCTTTCCGACCCTTCAGTTCAACATCGACGGCACTGTCGTCGAGGGTCTCAAGCTCGTCCAGGAGGCGCTGCCAACCAACAACCCCTGGACCGTCCTGAATTTCCTGGCCCAGTCTGACGACCGGCTGGGTGGCCGCAAGCCGATCGATCTTCTGAGGGAAGGCAAGGTTGAACTTGTGGTCGAGGCCGCCCGGCGCATGGCTCAGCAAGGCGCGTGACGGCTCCACTGCCGCCGGACGATCTGGATCGCCGCCGTCCCCGCCAGGTCCGGCTGCGGGCGGGCACGGTCGTTCATCGGTTCTACACCGCCGCGTACGATCCGATCTTTTTCGACGCCTCGCGTCTCGGCCGGCTGAACGCTCCCGACGGGAGCTATGGCGTTCTCTATGCGGCCCGGGAGCCTTTTGGCGCTTTCGCAGAAACGTTCCTCCGCGTGCCGGGACGGACCCTGCTCGATACCAGCATGCTCAGCCGCAAGGCCTACGCTCGCCTCGAGATTGCAGCAGATCTTTCGCTGATCAGACTGGCCGGCCCCTCGCTCGCTATTCTCGGCGCGACCGCCGAGGTGGTGCATGGTGGGCTGCCTTACGACGTACCGCAGGCCTGGTCGAAGGCGCTTTTCGGCCATCCGCTCAATCCCGACGGCATCGCCTATTACGCCCGCCACGACGACGAAGGCCTTTGCTATGCGCTGTTTGATCGCGCACGCAGCTCGGTCAAAGAAATCGATCGACAGACCAACCTCGATCAGGACTGGTTCTGGCGCCTTGCGCAACGATACAGGGTCGGACTTGCACCCGGCTAACCACTCCGCACTAGCGTCCGATGCCCCGCTTCAGTCCGATCGACCACGAAATGCCGTCTCCGCCAACGCTGCCGCTGACGACTTGCCCGCGCGCGCGTTCCAGAACCGGCCGCCAGGGCACCAGGACAAATTCGCGCGACTGCTCGATCAGCGCGTATCGTCCGCTATTGAGCGTTAGCATCCGCTTGTAGACGCCGCCGAGGCTGTCGCCAGACCTGACGTTGCGGTATTCGAGCCCGGTGCGAGCGGAAATGTCCGCCGCGGTCCTCGCCAGCTCGCGCTCCTCAAGGGTATGCAGCATGTTCCGCGCATAGCGCACCCGCCCTCCTTCCTCCCGCGCGAGCCCTTGTTCGATCAGCCATTGCCGTCTCGCGCGCAGGGCCGTCTCCACCTCCGCGCCGAAGCCGGTCGGCGCGAGCCCCTCGGATTCCTTTGCAAGAAGCTTTCGATCGAGCCAGGTCGCACCGACCGCCTGCGGCAGCTCTTCGAGCCTTCGCCACGACAGCACCGCAACGCATATCGGATTGCGCGAGCGCTGCTGTTCCTCGTACCGAAGCGCCCGATCGAGATAATCCTCGCCGACCTTCCAGTCGCCATCGGCAAGACGGCTCACCGTCCCTTGACGGCGCATCGCCTCCAGTCGCCGGACATGGGTTCCGATATATTCGGCCGATGCCTGAGGATCCAACTCGCGGTGCAGGCGCTCGCTGTAAAGACCGGCATTGGCCGCGGCCACTTCAGCGATTGTTCGATCCACCGGGCGGCGCTCCGCCGAACGCGGCCTAAGCTCCAGAATCGTGCTCCGCGCGGGCAGCTCTTCGTTGGCGCCGAGAGCACCGACCTCGGCATAGTGCGTCCGCCCGTCGACCCCATCGATCACCACATAGCGGCGTTCCGTTAGCTCGTCCGCAAACCCTTCGCCAATGACCCGCCCGATCAGGCGCTGGCCTTCGCTCCGTGGATCGAAGATCGCATAGCTTCCTGCCGCCCGCGAAATTCCCGCCGCACTTAGCTCGCGATGCATGGTCTTGATGATATCGCCACGCTCGCCCATCCGCCTGAGCTTCGGCTCGAGCTCAGGGTCAAGGCGCCAGCGACCGGGATCGTCTTCTGCCGCCAATCCCATCCGCTCGAGCATCCGCAGCCGGCCCATCCGCATCGTGTGCCAGACCGGATCACGCGCGGCCTTTGCAGCAGGCTCAAGGACACCATCCAGGGCGTCACGCAGGATAGCCCGGTCAAGCCGCGTGAAGCGCTCGGCGGTAACCTTCTGCTGAAGTTTGCGCGCAGCCTCGATCTCGGTTTCGGGACCAAGCTCGCGGGTAACCAGATCAGACGCCCGCGCCCGAAGGCCGTGGGCGATATAGTCCCGCGCGATCACGAGATCATGCCCCGCTTCATCTTTGCCGCGGAGCACAACATGGCTATGCGGATGGCCCGTATTGAAATGATCCGCTGCGACCCACTCGAGCCTGGTGTCGAGGTCGCTCTCCATCTGCCGCATCAGGTCACGGATGAAAGGCTTCAGATCGGCGAGCTCCGCGCTGTCCTCCGGTGCCACGATGAA
Protein-coding sequences here:
- a CDS encoding RES family NAD+ phosphorylase, producing the protein MTAPLPPDDLDRRRPRQVRLRAGTVVHRFYTAAYDPIFFDASRLGRLNAPDGSYGVLYAAREPFGAFAETFLRVPGRTLLDTSMLSRKAYARLEIAADLSLIRLAGPSLAILGATAEVVHGGLPYDVPQAWSKALFGHPLNPDGIAYYARHDDEGLCYALFDRARSSVKEIDRQTNLDQDWFWRLAQRYRVGLAPG
- the rlxS gene encoding relaxase/mobilization nuclease RlxS (I built this because a sul1 chimera in AMR looks like the C-terminus.), with translation MGARAMYGVDDDELEPKLGRIGNRKARKPAGYLRRVRQVAERTGHRAHRESNFSGGRIGRGYAQGAVFAGGGRSKGQRRVVVKARIVRIKAGDTGAVRAHLRYVQRDGVTRTGEPGRLYDAANDRADGKAFTERSAADRHQFRFIVAPEDSAELADLKPFIRDLMRQMESDLDTRLEWVAADHFNTGHPHSHVVLRGKDEAGHDLVIARDYIAHGLRARASDLVTRELGPETEIEAARKLQQKVTAERFTRLDRAILRDALDGVLEPAAKAARDPVWHTMRMGRLRMLERMGLAAEDDPGRWRLDPELEPKLRRMGERGDIIKTMHRELSAAGISRAAGSYAIFDPRSEGQRLIGRVIGEGFADELTERRYVVIDGVDGRTHYAEVGALGANEELPARSTILELRPRSAERRPVDRTIAEVAAANAGLYSERLHRELDPQASAEYIGTHVRRLEAMRRQGTVSRLADGDWKVGEDYLDRALRYEEQQRSRNPICVAVLSWRRLEELPQAVGATWLDRKLLAKESEGLAPTGFGAEVETALRARRQWLIEQGLAREEGGRVRYARNMLHTLEERELARTAADISARTGLEYRNVRSGDSLGGVYKRMLTLNSGRYALIEQSREFVLVPWRPVLERARGQVVSGSVGGDGISWSIGLKRGIGR